In Acidovorax sp. 106, the following proteins share a genomic window:
- a CDS encoding CoxG family protein, translating to MEMQASRTLAVSQQQAWDALNDPEVLKLCIPGCDKVEASGENQYAVAMALKIGPVSAKFAGKITLADIVPPESYTIAFDGSGGVAGFGKGQAQVKLVSLPADAAGQSSCELHYTVHATVGGKIAQLGQRLIDGAAKTMAEDFFKRFDNEMQRRYPRDAADTQIQDTLLQDTVMLEAPTQPDALQALPAAAASNNPSVFPPWVWVAIGAGGMAALVWLTK from the coding sequence ATGGAAATGCAAGCCAGCCGCACCCTTGCCGTCAGCCAGCAGCAGGCTTGGGATGCCCTCAATGACCCTGAGGTTCTCAAACTATGCATCCCCGGTTGCGACAAGGTAGAGGCCAGCGGCGAGAATCAGTACGCCGTGGCCATGGCGCTCAAGATTGGGCCCGTGTCTGCCAAGTTCGCAGGCAAGATCACCCTGGCAGACATCGTGCCACCCGAGAGCTACACCATTGCCTTCGATGGCTCGGGCGGCGTGGCCGGATTTGGCAAAGGCCAAGCGCAGGTCAAGCTGGTGTCCTTGCCTGCAGATGCCGCTGGGCAGTCCAGCTGTGAGCTGCACTACACCGTGCATGCCACGGTGGGCGGCAAGATTGCCCAGCTGGGTCAGCGGCTGATCGATGGTGCCGCCAAGACCATGGCGGAAGATTTTTTCAAACGGTTCGACAACGAAATGCAACGCCGCTACCCCCGAGACGCCGCCGACACCCAGATCCAGGACACCCTGTTGCAAGACACCGTGATGCTGGAAGCCCCCACCCAGCCCGATGCGCTGCAGGCCCTGCCTGCAGCGGCAGCCTCCAACAACCCCAGTGTTTTCCCCCCTTGGGTGTGGGTGGCCATTGGCGCGGGGGGGATGGCGGCACTTGTCTGGCTGACCAAGTGA
- a CDS encoding XdhC family protein — protein sequence MENLDVMVLRTLLGWRVAGQRAMLATVVRTWGSSPRPVGSIMALCETGAVVGSVSGGCIEDDLIDRHTRAYAQPAGADRGLPHTIPSGPPTFVKYGITADEAHRFGLPCGGTLELLLEYDPQPQSLAQLVAQLEQGQLVQRTVQLADGAVSLQPAAAPAELTVDAQQLTNTFGPEYRMLLIGAGQLAEYLATMALFNGFAVTVCDPREEYRGSWNVPGAKVVNDMPDDVVTAFKPDRRSCVVALTHDPKLDDLALLEALASEAFYIGGIGSRRNNEARRARMMEHFGQTEASLQRLRGPIGVYIGSKTPPEIAVSVMAEILAVKNGVALPRDMAVAQAKNEREVLQSDAGALVCGVRTL from the coding sequence ATGGAAAACCTGGATGTGATGGTGCTGCGCACTTTGCTGGGCTGGCGCGTGGCCGGGCAGCGCGCCATGCTGGCCACGGTGGTGCGCACTTGGGGTTCTTCCCCCAGGCCGGTGGGTTCCATCATGGCGTTGTGCGAGACCGGGGCGGTGGTGGGTTCCGTGTCTGGCGGGTGCATTGAGGACGACCTGATCGACCGCCACACCCGCGCCTATGCGCAGCCCGCCGGGGCCGACCGGGGCTTGCCCCACACCATCCCCAGCGGCCCGCCCACGTTCGTCAAATACGGCATCACCGCCGACGAAGCGCACCGCTTTGGCCTGCCCTGTGGGGGCACGCTGGAGCTGCTGCTGGAATACGACCCCCAGCCCCAAAGCCTGGCCCAGCTGGTGGCACAGCTGGAGCAGGGCCAGCTGGTGCAGCGCACTGTGCAGCTGGCCGATGGGGCGGTGAGCCTGCAGCCTGCCGCTGCTCCCGCCGAGCTGACGGTGGACGCGCAGCAGCTCACCAACACCTTTGGCCCTGAGTACCGCATGCTGCTCATCGGTGCAGGGCAATTGGCGGAGTACCTGGCCACCATGGCGCTGTTCAACGGTTTTGCCGTGACGGTGTGCGACCCGCGTGAGGAATACCGGGGCAGCTGGAATGTGCCGGGCGCCAAGGTGGTGAACGACATGCCCGACGACGTGGTGACGGCTTTCAAGCCCGATCGGCGCAGTTGCGTGGTGGCCCTCACGCACGACCCCAAGTTGGACGACCTGGCCTTGCTGGAGGCCTTGGCCTCTGAGGCGTTTTACATCGGCGGCATTGGCTCGCGGCGCAACAACGAGGCGCGCCGCGCCCGCATGATGGAGCACTTTGGGCAGACAGAGGCGTCACTGCAGCGCTTGCGGGGCCCTATCGGGGTGTACATCGGCAGCAAGACGCCGCCCGAGATCGCAGTGAGCGTAATGGCCGAAATTTTGGCCGTCAAGAACGGGGTGGCCTTGCCCCGCGACATGGCCGTGGCTCAGGCCAAGAACGAGCGCGAAGTGCTGCAGAGCGATGCAGGCGCGCTGGTGTGCGGGGTGCGGACGCTGTAA
- a CDS encoding glutathione S-transferase family protein, giving the protein MITVHHLETSRSQRILWLLEELGLPYELKVYQRDPHTKLAPPELKKIHPLGKSPVITDGDTVVAESGAIIEYLVETYAAQAPHAIPTLQPALGTPEYRQCRFWMHYAEGSLMNWLVMKLVFMSIPKQPMPFFVRPIAKALCGTVQQKLVDPNVDTALDFMEDHLAQHPWFAGQHLTMADFQMSFAVEAALSRAKPGKPRPHLLAYQQRMQARPAYQRAIAKGGPVVMSS; this is encoded by the coding sequence ATGATCACCGTTCACCACCTCGAAACCTCGCGCTCGCAGCGCATCTTGTGGCTTTTGGAGGAGCTGGGGCTCCCCTACGAACTAAAGGTGTACCAGCGTGACCCGCACACCAAGCTGGCGCCCCCGGAACTCAAGAAAATCCACCCCTTGGGCAAGTCCCCGGTGATCACCGATGGGGATACGGTGGTGGCAGAGTCCGGGGCCATCATTGAATATTTGGTGGAGACCTACGCAGCCCAGGCTCCACACGCCATACCCACCCTGCAACCGGCACTGGGTACGCCCGAGTACCGCCAGTGCCGCTTTTGGATGCACTACGCAGAAGGGTCACTGATGAACTGGCTGGTGATGAAGCTGGTGTTCATGAGCATTCCCAAACAGCCCATGCCCTTTTTTGTACGCCCCATCGCCAAAGCGCTGTGCGGCACCGTGCAACAAAAACTGGTGGACCCGAATGTGGACACAGCCCTCGACTTCATGGAGGACCATCTGGCACAGCACCCCTGGTTTGCAGGCCAGCACCTCACCATGGCTGATTTTCAGATGAGCTTTGCGGTCGAGGCAGCCCTTTCACGGGCCAAGCCGGGCAAACCCCGCCCGCACCTGCTGGCCTACCAGCAGCGCATGCAAGCCCGCCCAGCCTACCAGCGTGCCATCGCCAAGGGCGGGCCCGTGGTGATGTCCAGCTGA
- a CDS encoding two-component system response regulator translates to MSHPAAPCVLLVEDDSSITRFVEMALDQLPIELLTCTTVPAAVTLLQQRDVKLVITDLMLPGESGISLVKRMAADPLLGRDTRVAVFSAGLTPAVKDQLEDLNLWRVLSKPIAVQELENCVLDALATQAAADALASESAPATFPPAPAPIDAEGSSAPCTPAEKLAITTHFGGDAQLFTTYRAACLKQFAADVHTGDAAAQAQDWPALRRLAHSLATVLLTLGRPEDSLTARALEDAAAANAAPACLTGWGQLRTRLGASA, encoded by the coding sequence ATGAGCCACCCCGCCGCCCCCTGCGTTTTGCTGGTGGAGGACGACTCCTCCATCACTCGCTTTGTTGAGATGGCACTGGACCAGTTGCCCATTGAGTTACTGACCTGCACCACCGTGCCTGCCGCTGTCACGCTGCTGCAGCAACGCGATGTAAAGCTGGTCATCACCGACTTGATGCTCCCAGGCGAATCTGGCATTTCGCTGGTGAAGCGCATGGCGGCAGACCCACTGCTGGGGCGTGATACGCGGGTGGCGGTGTTCAGCGCAGGCCTGACGCCTGCCGTTAAGGACCAGCTGGAGGACTTGAACCTCTGGCGCGTGTTGTCGAAACCCATTGCGGTGCAAGAGCTGGAAAACTGCGTGCTCGATGCGCTGGCAACCCAGGCTGCTGCAGACGCCTTGGCCTCAGAATCCGCTCCAGCGACCTTTCCCCCAGCGCCAGCACCCATCGATGCAGAGGGGTCCAGCGCGCCTTGCACGCCAGCAGAAAAGCTGGCCATCACCACCCACTTTGGGGGCGATGCCCAGCTGTTCACCACCTACCGTGCCGCCTGCCTCAAGCAATTTGCCGCCGATGTGCACACGGGGGACGCGGCTGCACAAGCGCAGGACTGGCCTGCCTTGCGCAGGCTGGCCCACAGCCTGGCCACCGTGCTGCTGACCTTGGGCCGTCCCGAAGACAGCCTGACCGCCCGCGCCCTGGAAGACGCTGCAGCGGCCAATGCAGCACCCGCCTGCCTCACAGGCTGGGGCCAACTGCGCACCCGCCTTGGCGCAAGCGCCTGA
- a CDS encoding response regulator, giving the protein MKSEKTPPPSLVQDHYTTLEVASMLGLAVRSVQLMVDRNELEAWKTPGGHRRISRASVEQWINARTGASGKAAAATQATAHAANGSSPSALPARTRGSAQILLIEDSIHFQNLVTLLVNQHFPGAVLHTANDGITGLAMYGQIQPDVLIVDILLPGIDGATLITTLRSHPQFARSRLIVVTSLDEQQREPYAFALQGVTVIHKPQLVAELPAALAQTLPAKAA; this is encoded by the coding sequence ATGAAATCTGAAAAAACTCCACCACCTTCGTTGGTACAGGATCACTACACCACCCTGGAAGTCGCCAGCATGCTGGGCTTGGCGGTGCGCTCGGTGCAGCTGATGGTGGACCGCAATGAACTGGAAGCCTGGAAGACCCCAGGCGGTCACCGGCGCATTTCGCGGGCCTCGGTTGAACAGTGGATCAATGCCCGTACAGGCGCTAGTGGCAAAGCTGCTGCTGCAACGCAAGCAACGGCACACGCGGCCAATGGAAGCAGTCCCAGTGCCCTACCCGCCCGAACACGCGGCAGTGCCCAAATTCTGCTGATCGAGGACTCCATCCACTTCCAGAACCTGGTGACGCTGCTCGTCAACCAGCACTTTCCTGGCGCCGTGCTGCACACGGCCAACGATGGCATCACGGGGCTGGCCATGTACGGCCAGATTCAACCCGATGTGCTGATCGTGGACATCCTGTTGCCCGGCATTGACGGCGCCACCCTGATCACCACCCTGCGCTCGCACCCTCAATTTGCACGCAGCCGCCTGATCGTGGTGACCTCGCTGGACGAGCAACAGCGAGAGCCTTACGCCTTTGCCTTGCAAGGCGTGACCGTCATCCACAAGCCGCAACTGGTCGCAGAGTTGCCGGCAGCCTTGGCGCAAACCCTGCCAGCCAAAGCCGCATGA
- a CDS encoding response regulator transcription factor: MKKILIVEDHADIRKLLKMTLEFDDFEIHEASTGDAGLALSREICPDIVLLDIMMPGTLNGLDVCRQIKADQATRFTKVILLTARVQAGDREAGMEAGADDYLMKPFSTLQVLETIYRIEAAA; this comes from the coding sequence ATGAAAAAAATTCTGATCGTTGAAGACCATGCCGACATTCGCAAACTGTTGAAGATGACGCTGGAATTCGATGATTTCGAAATCCATGAAGCATCGACCGGTGATGCGGGTTTGGCCTTGAGTCGGGAGATCTGTCCTGACATCGTGCTGCTGGACATCATGATGCCCGGCACCTTGAATGGGCTGGATGTATGCCGCCAAATCAAAGCCGACCAAGCCACCCGCTTCACCAAAGTGATTTTGTTGACAGCGCGTGTGCAGGCCGGTGACCGCGAGGCGGGCATGGAGGCCGGCGCGGATGACTACCTGATGAAGCCTTTTAGCACCTTGCAGGTGCTGGAAACCATCTACCGCATAGAGGCCGCAGCATGA
- a CDS encoding ABC transporter substrate-binding protein: MRFLSLLRCTAVAGGLLAAVAVHAQTVLERVSASGVVRVCIWPEYYGVTYRHARTQELGGVDIELAAQLASDLKVRVEYVDSSFPTLVADLTADRCDVAMFAIGVTEQRAEKLRFTQPYLRSDIYGITTKSNQVIRQWADIDKPGVLVAVQAGTFMEPVMEQRLKHAQLVRVKLPATRERELVAGRVDVFMTDYPYSRRLLDNADWARLITSPTPFSVIPYAYAVKPGDAKWLASVDDFVARIKRDGRLERAAGNHGLGPIVVR, from the coding sequence ATGCGGTTTTTATCGTTGCTTCGTTGCACAGCGGTTGCTGGTGGCTTGTTGGCGGCTGTGGCAGTCCACGCGCAGACGGTACTTGAGAGGGTGAGTGCAAGTGGCGTGGTGCGGGTGTGCATCTGGCCTGAGTACTACGGCGTTACCTACCGCCATGCGCGCACGCAGGAGTTGGGGGGCGTGGACATTGAGTTGGCTGCCCAGCTTGCGTCCGACCTGAAAGTGCGCGTGGAGTACGTGGATTCATCTTTTCCCACGCTGGTGGCGGACCTCACTGCAGATCGCTGCGACGTGGCCATGTTTGCAATTGGGGTGACTGAGCAGCGCGCCGAGAAGCTGCGCTTCACCCAGCCGTACTTGCGCAGTGACATCTACGGCATCACCACCAAGAGCAACCAAGTCATTCGGCAGTGGGCTGACATTGACAAACCCGGGGTGCTGGTGGCAGTGCAGGCAGGCACTTTCATGGAGCCCGTCATGGAGCAGCGCCTCAAGCACGCGCAGCTGGTGCGGGTGAAGCTGCCAGCGACCCGCGAGCGCGAGCTGGTGGCTGGCCGGGTGGATGTGTTCATGACGGACTATCCGTACAGTCGGCGTTTGCTGGACAACGCAGACTGGGCCCGCCTGATCACCTCGCCCACCCCCTTTTCGGTGATTCCCTATGCCTACGCGGTCAAGCCGGGTGACGCCAAGTGGCTCGCCTCGGTCGACGATTTTGTGGCCCGCATCAAACGCGATGGGCGGCTGGAGCGTGCGGCGGGTAACCATGGCCTGGGGCCGATCGTGGTGCGATAA
- a CDS encoding ATP-binding protein — translation MARTPAPASTSATAQGRWSKASTLVLVGGALAALGALLAVVLLAVNDFRSTIAANQAHAALLARVLEDQATRTLESGEMALGALSASPGLRASAPDAERMQAALNQALLGLPFLRAIAVTDVHGNVVTSTNGSEAGIRINMDQLGPRGPVGSSSIGPLIMGRGLAAIRATGAAQEVPKGLAFIPLLQSFVTEAGRPLVLVGLANPDAFSNFQYLTLETESYDSVITTYRGSVLAGSREGARLVGSSVGSIPVFTHFLPAREHASYIGKGALGERQILAFRTSVTKPLVVIVEESYRHAAWNWFHSASALLGVGGVLVLLVVGLTFAIWRTVRLRESARLAADRAQQRIAQSERELSVLMRSVQELIFRTDVHGVITYVNAHWLAFSGSPAEQAIGKRLQDIVDPASRSAVTAALDPLAAAGVRNCQAMVRLGDGRELQFDVALVALQADGRFVGFAGSAVNVTERWAAQRRLQEQIAFQNVLLDTNPLPIAVTQADGVVVQVNRAWEEYKGLERAMVVGRRLTGFLPADEAQVELQYNQQLLASGGKTFYETKVLHGNGARRETRVIKAAVPDVQSKASGVLTIFVDVSEFRQAERATEEARHAAEEASRAKSEFVANMSHELRTPLQSILGFAELGALRGRAEPRLAGMFEDIHSAGQRMLALVNDLLEVSKLESTVGTFHLERIDLRGLVRPVVQELEPLLTRNQQAMHVKMSDLPLVAKVDPLRLQQVIRNVVANAIKFSPQGSAITLLGQVDSQGQVHLEVRDEGPGVPEAELETIFEAFVQSSKTKDGSGGTGLGLAICRKIIEAMGGQIFARNLSPKGASFHIVLPARGFSETQPAPL, via the coding sequence ATGGCCCGCACACCCGCACCTGCCAGCACTTCTGCCACCGCGCAGGGGCGTTGGTCAAAGGCCAGTACCTTGGTGCTGGTGGGTGGTGCCTTGGCTGCGCTCGGCGCGTTGCTGGCAGTGGTCTTGCTGGCGGTGAATGACTTTCGCAGCACGATTGCCGCAAACCAAGCCCACGCGGCATTGCTGGCCCGGGTGCTGGAAGACCAAGCCACGCGCACGCTGGAGTCGGGTGAGATGGCGCTGGGTGCTTTGTCGGCATCCCCTGGCTTGCGAGCCTCTGCACCGGACGCTGAGCGCATGCAGGCTGCGCTGAACCAGGCGCTGTTGGGTTTGCCCTTTTTGCGGGCGATTGCCGTGACGGACGTGCATGGCAATGTAGTGACCAGCACCAATGGCAGCGAAGCGGGCATCCGCATCAATATGGACCAGCTCGGGCCGCGAGGCCCCGTGGGGAGCAGCAGCATTGGGCCGTTGATCATGGGCCGTGGGTTGGCTGCCATACGTGCCACAGGGGCCGCGCAAGAGGTGCCCAAAGGCTTGGCCTTCATTCCACTGCTGCAGTCTTTTGTGACCGAGGCTGGCCGGCCCCTGGTGCTGGTGGGTTTGGCCAATCCGGATGCGTTCTCCAACTTCCAGTACCTGACGCTGGAGACCGAAAGCTATGACTCCGTCATCACCACTTACCGGGGCAGCGTGCTGGCAGGGTCTCGGGAAGGTGCACGCCTGGTGGGTTCCAGCGTGGGCAGCATCCCGGTGTTTACCCATTTTCTGCCTGCGCGCGAGCATGCTTCCTACATCGGCAAGGGCGCCTTGGGCGAGCGGCAAATCCTGGCGTTTCGCACCTCGGTTACCAAGCCGCTGGTGGTGATTGTGGAGGAGTCGTACAGGCATGCCGCCTGGAATTGGTTTCACAGTGCCAGTGCATTGCTGGGGGTGGGCGGCGTACTGGTGCTGCTGGTGGTGGGGCTTACTTTTGCTATTTGGCGAACGGTGCGGCTGCGTGAGTCTGCCCGCCTGGCCGCAGACCGTGCGCAGCAGCGCATTGCCCAGAGCGAGCGTGAACTGAGCGTGCTGATGCGCAGCGTGCAAGAGCTGATCTTCCGCACTGACGTGCATGGGGTCATCACCTACGTCAATGCCCATTGGCTTGCTTTCAGTGGCAGCCCTGCCGAGCAGGCCATTGGCAAGCGCTTGCAGGACATCGTAGACCCCGCCAGTCGCAGTGCCGTCACGGCCGCCTTGGACCCGCTGGCCGCTGCGGGGGTGCGAAACTGCCAAGCCATGGTCCGCCTGGGTGACGGGCGTGAGTTGCAGTTCGACGTGGCCCTGGTGGCCTTGCAGGCCGATGGGCGTTTTGTCGGTTTTGCAGGAAGCGCTGTCAATGTCACCGAGCGATGGGCCGCCCAGCGACGCTTACAGGAGCAGATTGCTTTTCAGAACGTGCTGCTGGACACCAACCCCTTGCCCATTGCGGTCACCCAGGCCGACGGCGTGGTAGTACAGGTCAATCGTGCCTGGGAAGAGTACAAAGGGCTGGAGCGGGCCATGGTGGTGGGGCGGCGTCTCACGGGCTTTTTGCCTGCAGACGAGGCCCAGGTGGAGCTGCAGTACAACCAGCAGCTTTTGGCTTCAGGGGGGAAAACGTTCTACGAAACCAAGGTGCTGCATGGCAATGGCGCGCGGCGTGAAACACGGGTCATCAAGGCAGCAGTCCCTGACGTGCAGAGCAAAGCGTCGGGAGTTCTCACCATTTTTGTGGATGTGAGCGAATTTCGCCAAGCTGAACGGGCCACCGAGGAAGCGCGGCACGCGGCCGAAGAGGCGTCGCGGGCCAAGTCTGAGTTCGTCGCCAACATGAGCCATGAATTGCGCACCCCATTGCAATCGATCCTGGGGTTTGCCGAACTGGGGGCTCTGAGGGGCCGTGCAGAGCCGCGCCTGGCGGGCATGTTTGAAGACATTCACTCGGCCGGGCAGCGCATGCTGGCCTTGGTCAATGATTTGCTGGAAGTCTCCAAGCTTGAAAGCACGGTGGGAACCTTCCATTTGGAACGCATTGACCTGCGGGGGCTGGTGCGTCCGGTGGTGCAGGAGTTAGAGCCTTTGCTCACCCGCAACCAGCAGGCTATGCATGTGAAAATGTCCGATCTGCCCTTGGTGGCCAAGGTGGACCCTTTGCGGTTGCAGCAGGTCATCCGCAACGTGGTGGCCAACGCCATTAAGTTTTCGCCGCAAGGCTCTGCGATTACGCTCCTTGGGCAGGTCGACTCTCAGGGGCAGGTGCACCTGGAAGTGCGTGACGAAGGCCCCGGGGTGCCCGAGGCAGAGCTGGAGACGATTTTTGAGGCCTTCGTTCAGTCCAGCAAAACCAAGGATGGCTCGGGCGGTACGGGCTTGGGCCTGGCCATTTGCCGAAAAATCATCGAAGCTATGGGTGGGCAGATATTTGCCCGTAATTTGTCACCCAAAGGTGCTTCATTCCATATCGTCTTGCCAGCTCGCGGGTTCTCCGAGACGCAGCCAGCCCCACTGTGA